From Nguyenibacter vanlangensis, one genomic window encodes:
- a CDS encoding secondary thiamine-phosphate synthase enzyme YjbQ, with product MRQALHRLSIATHGKGLVMFTQAVRQWVADTGMENGLLTIWCRHTSASLTVQENADPTVLEDIKRYFEALVPESPGRYIHDDEGPDDMPAHLRTMLTQTQLSIPVADGRLVLGTWQGLYLFEHRRHPHRREIVLHLIGE from the coding sequence ATGCGCCAGGCTCTGCATCGTCTGAGCATCGCCACGCACGGCAAGGGTCTGGTGATGTTCACCCAGGCGGTCCGCCAGTGGGTCGCGGATACCGGCATGGAAAACGGCCTGCTGACGATCTGGTGCCGGCACACGTCTGCGTCGCTGACGGTGCAGGAGAATGCGGATCCGACGGTTCTGGAGGACATCAAGCGGTATTTCGAGGCGCTGGTTCCGGAATCGCCTGGGCGCTATATCCACGACGATGAAGGGCCCGACGACATGCCGGCCCATTTGCGCACCATGTTGACACAAACCCAGCTTTCGATCCCGGTGGCCGATGGACGGCTGGTGCTGGGAACGTGGCAGGGGCTCTATTTGTTTGAGCACCGGCGCCATCCCCACCGGCGCGAGATCGTGCTACATCTCATTGGCGAATAA
- a CDS encoding response regulator — protein sequence MDIAPILLVEDDFLIRATLAAYLRERGGFTIVEADDATEALAVIEAYPRLSILVTDIQIPGMLNGVGVAAAARRKWPDLPVLYVTGAWPRDGESTGGDKRDSYVEKPFEVSAILRRIRTMLHGADNPDFLT from the coding sequence ATGGATATAGCCCCTATTCTGCTTGTCGAGGACGATTTCCTGATTCGCGCGACCCTCGCAGCATATCTTCGTGAACGAGGTGGCTTCACGATAGTCGAGGCTGACGATGCGACGGAAGCATTGGCGGTCATTGAGGCGTACCCCCGATTATCGATCCTGGTGACCGATATACAGATCCCGGGCATGCTCAATGGGGTGGGCGTTGCGGCTGCGGCCCGCAGGAAATGGCCGGATTTGCCGGTGCTCTACGTGACCGGCGCCTGGCCACGCGATGGGGAATCGACGGGCGGGGACAAGCGCGATAGCTATGTCGAGAAGCCTTTCGAAGTCTCCGCAATCCTGAGGCGGATCCGCACCATGCTACACGGGGCCGACAACCCGGATTTCTTAACCTGA
- a CDS encoding bestrophin family ion channel codes for MIVDRRIGLFILMRESLLSLAVLAAWDVFVVVMFQVFHQDWMEQPTLPISLIGSALVLFLSVRNTAAYNRWWEARTLWGAVTNNCRSFGRQAGTLLGGRPDLARAMAAYPYALRGALGRLDSSEDVGRLLPRAMRQAISGWTNQPNAILYQIGLAVNEEVARQSIDGAVHGQIDRILSDLANAQGGLERIRNTPLAIQFSLIPRLVTNVFCVVLPLSMVQTLGWITPLGSSLVGLLFVALDKIGNDLQNPFVRSPHALPMLTMARTIEIDLLQPDGQPVGGPIPPVRGVQG; via the coding sequence ATGATAGTGGACCGAAGGATCGGCCTGTTCATTCTGATGCGGGAAAGCCTGCTGTCACTGGCCGTTCTGGCCGCATGGGACGTGTTCGTGGTCGTCATGTTCCAGGTCTTTCATCAGGATTGGATGGAGCAGCCTACCCTGCCGATCTCATTGATCGGGTCGGCGCTTGTCCTGTTCCTGAGCGTGCGGAACACGGCCGCCTATAATCGTTGGTGGGAGGCGCGGACATTATGGGGCGCGGTTACCAATAATTGCCGGTCTTTCGGCAGGCAGGCCGGCACGCTGCTGGGCGGCCGTCCGGATCTGGCCCGGGCGATGGCGGCCTACCCTTATGCATTGCGCGGCGCGCTGGGGCGGCTGGACAGCTCGGAAGATGTCGGGAGGCTATTGCCGCGCGCCATGCGCCAGGCAATCAGCGGCTGGACGAACCAGCCGAACGCCATCCTGTATCAGATCGGCCTGGCGGTGAATGAGGAAGTCGCCCGGCAGAGCATCGATGGCGCGGTACACGGGCAGATAGACCGGATATTATCCGACCTGGCAAACGCCCAGGGTGGGCTGGAGCGGATTCGCAATACGCCATTGGCCATCCAATTTTCTCTGATCCCGCGGCTGGTTACCAACGTGTTCTGCGTCGTGCTGCCGTTGTCCATGGTGCAGACATTGGGTTGGATCACGCCGCTGGGATCATCTCTGGTGGGGTTGCTGTTCGTGGCGCTGGACAAGATCGGAAACGATCTGCAGAATCCGTTCGTACGGTCGCCACATGCGCTGCCGATGCTGACGATGGCGCGCACGATCGAGATCGACCTGTTGCAGCCGGATGGGCAGCCGGTGGGCGGCCCGATTCCACCGGTGCGTGGCGTTCAAGGCTGA
- a CDS encoding PACE efflux transporter, whose protein sequence is MRTMADRIRYTLLYEILGLALVVPGGRLLLGITMFDMGMIGLGSTIVAVSWNCLFSWLFDYIMLRIKGTARKSLADRVIHAVLYQVGLIALLVPPIAFCLGRGLPAAFLANIGLTLFYLVYNFMFTWAYDVLFPPPAAMIEQT, encoded by the coding sequence ATGCGCACGATGGCCGATCGGATCCGCTATACGCTCCTGTACGAAATATTGGGGCTCGCGCTTGTCGTTCCGGGCGGCCGACTGCTGCTGGGAATCACCATGTTCGACATGGGCATGATCGGCCTTGGTTCCACCATTGTGGCCGTAAGCTGGAACTGTCTCTTCAGTTGGCTGTTCGATTACATAATGCTGCGAATAAAGGGAACGGCACGAAAAAGCCTGGCTGACCGCGTTATTCATGCCGTGCTCTACCAGGTCGGATTGATCGCCCTCCTGGTTCCGCCGATCGCGTTCTGTCTGGGGCGGGGACTACCGGCCGCCTTCCTGGCCAATATCGGTCTCACCCTATTCTACCTGGTTTATAATTTTATGTTCACCTGGGCTTACGACGTGCTCTTTCCGCCACCGGCTGCCATGATCGAACAGACATAA
- a CDS encoding sterol desaturase family protein produces MIDPFTWLAGWIQENWLIPILYHFGWMEWEDTSFLWAMFAIYGVLQVILNLVICVPLERIWPLHRWENRDNVTMDIVYTVIARIGLFPLVTFFGFYEIQTWLNGFLTDHGYIPPTLESLFPSLMDWPVATFFLYAVILDFADYWRHRLSHVFAWWYGLHALHHAQTHMTFWSDDRNHLLDDVISYAWAIAVGLLIGVPPLQFPLLILLLRLVESLSHANTRVGFGWLGERLLISPQFHRVHHGTRSAGRDSCNYGAVFPWWDMMLGTANFSRHVVETGDPKAEAALVNGGWLAQQWGGLRLSWRLATRRWRRGTSASAESSESAAR; encoded by the coding sequence ATGATCGACCCGTTCACATGGCTCGCCGGCTGGATCCAGGAGAATTGGCTGATCCCTATTCTCTACCATTTCGGTTGGATGGAATGGGAAGATACGTCCTTCCTCTGGGCCATGTTCGCGATTTACGGCGTGTTGCAAGTGATCCTGAACTTGGTGATCTGCGTGCCCCTCGAACGCATCTGGCCGCTGCATAGATGGGAAAACCGCGACAATGTAACAATGGATATTGTCTATACCGTCATTGCGCGGATCGGTCTGTTTCCGCTGGTCACGTTCTTCGGATTTTATGAAATCCAGACCTGGTTGAATGGATTTCTGACTGATCACGGTTATATTCCACCCACTTTGGAATCGTTGTTTCCCTCCTTGATGGACTGGCCGGTCGCCACGTTCTTCCTCTACGCGGTGATCCTCGATTTCGCCGATTACTGGCGACATCGTCTGTCGCATGTCTTTGCCTGGTGGTACGGGTTGCATGCTCTGCACCATGCCCAGACGCACATGACCTTCTGGTCCGACGATCGCAATCACCTCCTTGATGACGTCATCTCTTATGCTTGGGCAATTGCGGTTGGGCTGCTGATAGGGGTGCCTCCACTACAATTCCCCTTGCTGATCCTCTTGTTGCGCTTGGTCGAAAGCCTGTCGCATGCCAATACCCGGGTTGGGTTCGGCTGGTTGGGCGAAAGGTTGCTGATATCGCCGCAATTTCATCGCGTACATCATGGCACACGCTCGGCAGGCCGAGATTCATGCAATTACGGGGCGGTCTTCCCCTGGTGGGACATGATGCTGGGCACCGCCAATTTCTCTCGCCATGTAGTCGAAACCGGCGACCCGAAGGCCGAAGCGGCCCTGGTCAATGGGGGGTGGCTGGCACAGCAGTGGGGCGGGTTGCGCCTGTCCTGGCGCCTGGCTACGCGACGCTGGCGGCGTGGCACCTCGGCCTCCGCTGAATCGTCCGAGTCTGCTGCACGCTGA
- a CDS encoding ribonuclease T2 family protein, translating to MTVSIRSERRCCDGTIGSYSHLSQVALFPPDCACGEAPTPIAHVLARMIRRATRVLVGGLLILGLAGCARTPIPEGSEGIALHPAMHGDFGHYTLALTWQPGFCARGAGCLADQPHKPLIGLHGLWASRPQDLVDADVPPQRWWAVGCDIYGGQDHYVPVRISDTTRRALAQTVAHLRDDLVAHEYRKHVQCFGMPAENFFHTALVMRARLADTSFGVYLRAQAGQTVTHAALLGVFRDSFHVDIDRALQLQCQTDPNGVIVLTQLWFTIRRQNLTDFPRPESFMRSPQLQDNCPARFQIPAWAPKG from the coding sequence GTGACGGTCAGCATCCGGTCCGAACGTCGTTGCTGTGACGGCACGATCGGCTCCTACAGCCACCTCTCGCAGGTTGCCTTGTTCCCGCCCGATTGTGCATGTGGAGAAGCGCCCACACCGATCGCCCATGTCCTTGCTCGGATGATCCGGCGCGCCACCAGGGTGCTGGTGGGGGGATTACTCATCCTGGGGCTGGCCGGTTGTGCCCGAACACCCATACCGGAGGGCAGCGAGGGTATTGCCCTACACCCTGCCATGCACGGCGATTTCGGACATTATACGTTGGCCCTGACGTGGCAGCCGGGCTTCTGCGCCCGTGGCGCCGGATGCCTGGCGGACCAACCCCATAAGCCATTGATCGGCCTGCATGGCCTCTGGGCCTCGCGCCCGCAGGATCTTGTGGATGCGGACGTTCCCCCGCAGCGCTGGTGGGCGGTCGGCTGCGATATTTATGGCGGCCAGGATCATTATGTGCCTGTTCGCATCAGTGATACGACCCGACGGGCATTGGCACAGACAGTCGCACATCTGCGCGATGACCTGGTGGCGCACGAATATCGTAAGCATGTGCAATGCTTTGGAATGCCGGCTGAAAATTTCTTTCACACGGCCTTGGTCATGCGGGCTCGGCTCGCGGATACGTCATTTGGTGTTTATCTCCGCGCTCAGGCCGGCCAGACTGTAACACATGCCGCGCTTCTGGGCGTCTTCCGCGACAGTTTTCACGTCGATATCGATCGGGCCTTGCAGTTGCAGTGTCAAACCGACCCCAATGGGGTGATTGTCCTGACTCAGCTATGGTTCACGATCCGCCGTCAAAATCTGACGGATTTTCCCCGGCCGGAATCCTTCATGCGTTCTCCGCAGTTACAGGACAATTGCCCGGCACGTTTCCAAATCCCCGCTTGGGCTCCCAAAGGCTGA
- a CDS encoding CarD family transcriptional regulator, which translates to MSMFRTTPKGGVTDAMARTAAAATAAQAKTKVKDEDPFREGDAIVYAAHGVGRVDRIGVDEIAGTKLEMIQISFPGNQMTLRIPLAKARKAGLRKIVSREIVDKAMAIIKGKPHVSRGMWARRAVAYQEKINSGDLVQIAEVLRDLRRNVDSLDGSFSERKLFEAAQERFVAEVAVLEGKEPAAVLEALTSAMKSA; encoded by the coding sequence ATGAGCATGTTCAGAACGACCCCCAAAGGCGGCGTGACCGATGCAATGGCCCGTACCGCCGCCGCCGCAACTGCCGCGCAGGCCAAGACCAAGGTCAAGGACGAAGATCCGTTCCGTGAAGGCGACGCGATCGTCTATGCTGCCCATGGTGTTGGACGCGTGGACAGGATCGGTGTTGACGAGATCGCGGGTACCAAGCTGGAAATGATCCAGATTTCATTTCCCGGCAATCAGATGACCTTGCGCATTCCGCTGGCGAAAGCTCGTAAGGCGGGATTGCGCAAAATCGTTTCGCGCGAGATCGTTGACAAGGCTATGGCCATCATTAAGGGCAAACCGCATGTCAGCCGTGGCATGTGGGCACGCCGTGCCGTGGCCTATCAGGAAAAGATCAATTCCGGCGACCTTGTGCAGATCGCCGAGGTGCTGCGCGACCTGCGTCGGAACGTCGACAGTCTGGATGGGAGCTTCAGCGAGCGCAAGCTGTTCGAAGCGGCGCAGGAGCGTTTCGTAGCCGAAGTCGCGGTGCTGGAAGGTAAGGAACCGGCCGCGGTGCTGGAGGCCCTGACGTCGGCAATGAAATCGGCCTGA
- a CDS encoding translocation/assembly module TamB domain-containing protein, producing MVPPPQMPRRSRHWTRVVAWVAGLIVGIPAALAVIALAVILLLANTGWGRHLIERQTAALTAGSVTLEGISGRFPDALRVRHIALNDPKGTWLAIDGLVLDWRPTYLLARQVRVDRIAMDHLAIPRLPQAATSGPSSSAGQNIGPDLGIDIRTIHVSRIDAGADLAGTAAAFVLDGQARLAHLAAIIKGADVATLPDATIDLALARLDHDGKLNLHTAILPGRLSLHLAAQEGAGGFATAAGLSPLDPLRLTLDMDGPRDANHLAFSLNSGNISSNIDGILDIIHQKAQISMTAHAPRMVVRDGIGWQSVALDAHLSGDVRHPVGQGQLTIDQPLAAGVGANHIAVRFDGHEASGNQAGLARLHAIIDGLSLPGPRPSLLASAPLMFDVVLHPDAAGAPLDVTLTHPLLHLAGQIMTARPAHGMIDLTVPQLAPFAAAGSANVAGHAALHGAFVLPSRPDGEMTIGLDGTVGITGGIAQAVGLIGPDGKVSARIAIRQPHGATGGVVRIDSLTLDGQAAHLSLAGTRTDGVLGGVRDGSQILNATMHLAIDDLRHVLPSLRGQAALNLAVTGPMADFAATGHLDGQVGGTDMPVGPLMADIVAHHLPTAPQGTIMVQGSLDRAPLSLAADMAQDAQGTRTLHLTHLDWKSATGKANFIFSPGKPIPLGTLDLQMTRLADLSRVIGQDLSGSFKASFHTIDPEGTAPPSVAVRLDGTMASARASVRKFTLAGTIMDPQGLPRSDLSARLDGLTTQAASGNAAITVRGPQDALAISATASLQNFLGEPASMMADAVLDVPKQSVALRVFRANAKRENIRLLAPARVAFGNAIGVDRLRITVAPDGVAPAQIDIAGSVRPALALTATIDDLTPAIARPFVPSLEADGTLSVRAALRGTLASPQGTMTLIGRGLKYESDLSGGIPPANLDASAQLSGSRAQLDLTLRAGTMADLTIRGLVPTNTAGTMALQTTGRINLAAANGYLGAQGRQLEGMMQLAISLAGSPTSPRASGTMTLSGGQVHDFAQGVQLSNIRGTITAHDDRMVLDNLTAQAGPGTITVAGSLGAFQPGLPVDLHIVADHARPLASDLVTAEINTDLTVRGQLSSRVDVAGSIVIPHADITIPNALPPSIATLNVIRPGQNPKFQQNAGTGLMIGLDITASSPGQMFVRGHGLDAEMNGRLHVGGTANSPVVSGGFNMRRGSFNLAGISLDFAKGRVAFNGVGVTQAIDPSLDFEADRATNSGTARLLVGGYASAPKISFASTPPLPQDQIMAMLLFGTDAQSLSPTQMAQIAGAVATLTGGSAFDPLSKVRNTLGLDRLQLAGASGVGNGTGTAVEAGKYVVRGVYVGAKQATSGSGTQAQVQVDLTRKLKLNTTVGTGGNVTGFTTPENDPGSSIGLSYQFRY from the coding sequence ATGGTGCCGCCGCCCCAAATGCCCCGCCGGTCACGACACTGGACGCGGGTCGTCGCCTGGGTAGCCGGGCTGATCGTGGGAATTCCCGCCGCACTGGCCGTAATCGCGCTGGCCGTGATCCTGCTTCTCGCCAATACCGGCTGGGGCCGGCATCTCATCGAACGCCAGACCGCCGCCCTGACCGCGGGCAGCGTCACTCTCGAGGGGATTTCGGGCCGCTTCCCCGATGCGCTGCGCGTTCGCCATATTGCCCTGAACGACCCGAAAGGAACATGGCTCGCAATCGACGGGCTGGTGCTGGACTGGCGGCCGACCTATTTACTGGCGCGGCAGGTGCGTGTCGATCGTATTGCCATGGATCACTTGGCGATCCCCCGCCTGCCACAAGCCGCGACGTCCGGCCCGTCATCTTCTGCCGGCCAGAATATCGGTCCGGATCTCGGAATTGACATCCGGACCATCCATGTCAGCCGGATCGATGCCGGGGCCGATCTCGCCGGCACTGCGGCAGCCTTCGTACTGGACGGGCAGGCCCGGCTGGCCCATCTGGCAGCGATAATAAAGGGCGCCGACGTCGCGACCCTGCCCGACGCGACGATCGACCTCGCCCTCGCGCGATTGGACCATGACGGTAAGCTGAACCTGCATACCGCCATTCTCCCTGGACGACTGAGTTTACATCTGGCGGCGCAGGAAGGGGCAGGTGGCTTTGCCACCGCGGCCGGTCTTTCGCCGCTGGACCCGCTGCGCCTGACATTGGACATGGATGGGCCGCGCGATGCCAATCATCTGGCATTTTCTCTGAATTCCGGAAATATATCATCCAATATCGATGGAATATTGGATATTATTCATCAAAAAGCTCAGATATCGATGACAGCTCATGCGCCACGAATGGTGGTGCGGGATGGTATTGGCTGGCAGTCGGTCGCCTTGGACGCGCATCTTTCGGGTGACGTGCGTCATCCGGTTGGCCAGGGCCAATTGACCATCGATCAGCCATTGGCGGCGGGCGTCGGCGCCAATCATATCGCCGTCAGGTTCGATGGGCATGAAGCCTCCGGCAACCAGGCAGGCCTTGCTCGCCTTCACGCGATCATCGATGGGCTGTCGCTGCCAGGGCCACGCCCGAGCTTATTAGCGTCGGCCCCTCTTATGTTTGACGTGGTGCTGCACCCGGACGCAGCGGGTGCGCCACTGGACGTCACGCTTACGCACCCGTTGCTGCACTTGGCCGGCCAAATCATGACCGCACGTCCGGCCCACGGTATGATTGATCTTACAGTGCCTCAGTTGGCTCCATTCGCGGCGGCTGGATCTGCTAATGTAGCAGGACATGCTGCCTTGCATGGCGCGTTCGTTTTGCCGTCCCGACCAGATGGCGAAATGACCATCGGCCTGGATGGCACAGTTGGTATCACCGGCGGTATCGCACAGGCTGTCGGCCTGATCGGTCCGGATGGCAAGGTCTCGGCACGCATCGCCATTCGGCAACCGCATGGAGCGACAGGTGGCGTCGTGCGGATCGACAGCCTTACCCTGGACGGACAGGCGGCACATCTCTCTCTGGCAGGCACCCGGACGGATGGTGTCCTGGGCGGCGTAAGGGACGGGTCGCAAATCCTGAATGCCACGATGCATCTGGCAATCGACGATCTGCGGCATGTCCTGCCATCTCTGCGCGGCCAGGCGGCACTGAATCTCGCCGTGACCGGCCCGATGGCAGATTTTGCGGCAACTGGGCATCTCGATGGCCAGGTGGGGGGTACCGACATGCCGGTTGGCCCTCTAATGGCTGATATTGTTGCCCATCATCTGCCAACGGCGCCGCAAGGCACCATCATGGTCCAGGGCAGCCTGGACAGAGCGCCGCTTTCTCTCGCCGCGGATATGGCACAGGACGCCCAGGGCACCCGTACGCTCCATCTAACCCATCTTGATTGGAAAAGCGCGACCGGAAAGGCCAATTTTATCTTCAGTCCCGGCAAGCCGATCCCATTGGGCACCCTGGACCTGCAAATGACGCGCCTGGCTGACCTGTCGCGCGTGATCGGTCAGGACCTTTCCGGATCCTTCAAAGCGTCGTTTCACACCATCGACCCAGAGGGGACAGCCCCACCCAGTGTGGCGGTGCGCCTTGACGGCACAATGGCCAGTGCCCGAGCCAGCGTGCGCAAATTCACGCTGGCCGGCACCATCATGGATCCTCAGGGTCTGCCACGAAGCGATCTGTCGGCCAGGCTGGACGGCCTGACGACGCAGGCAGCCAGCGGAAACGCGGCCATCACGGTCCGGGGACCGCAGGACGCCCTGGCGATCAGCGCTACGGCCAGTCTGCAGAACTTCCTGGGGGAGCCGGCCAGCATGATGGCCGACGCCGTGCTGGACGTGCCGAAGCAATCGGTCGCCCTGCGTGTGTTTCGCGCCAATGCAAAAAGGGAAAATATCCGCCTGCTCGCCCCGGCACGCGTCGCTTTCGGCAATGCGATTGGCGTCGATCGGCTGCGTATCACCGTGGCGCCCGATGGCGTCGCACCGGCGCAGATCGACATTGCCGGCTCCGTTCGTCCTGCACTTGCACTTACTGCCACGATCGACGACCTGACCCCAGCCATCGCCCGGCCCTTTGTACCATCCCTCGAAGCCGACGGCACACTTTCTGTTCGCGCCGCGTTACGCGGTACGCTGGCCAGCCCGCAGGGAACAATGACCCTGATAGGGCGAGGCCTGAAATATGAGTCTGATCTCAGTGGCGGCATTCCGCCCGCCAATCTGGATGCGTCGGCGCAACTCTCCGGCAGTCGGGCGCAACTCGACCTTACCCTGCGTGCCGGCACGATGGCGGATCTGACTATACGCGGCCTAGTCCCGACCAATACCGCTGGCACTATGGCGCTCCAGACCACTGGTCGCATCAACCTGGCGGCCGCAAATGGCTATCTCGGGGCGCAAGGGCGACAACTCGAAGGTATGATGCAGTTGGCCATATCGCTGGCCGGCTCGCCCACCTCGCCTCGGGCCTCGGGCACCATGACCTTGTCCGGCGGACAAGTGCATGATTTCGCTCAGGGTGTGCAGTTGTCGAATATCCGAGGCACGATTACCGCACACGACGATCGTATGGTGCTCGACAATCTGACGGCACAGGCCGGTCCCGGGACGATCACGGTCGCCGGCAGCCTCGGGGCGTTTCAGCCCGGGTTACCTGTCGATCTGCATATCGTAGCCGATCACGCGCGGCCGCTGGCCAGTGATCTGGTGACGGCGGAAATCAATACCGACCTGACCGTGCGTGGCCAGCTTTCTTCCCGTGTCGATGTCGCGGGTAGCATTGTTATCCCCCATGCCGATATCACCATTCCTAACGCATTGCCGCCATCGATCGCGACTTTGAACGTCATACGCCCCGGCCAGAATCCAAAGTTTCAGCAGAACGCGGGCACCGGCCTGATGATCGGACTTGATATCACCGCCTCGTCGCCAGGCCAGATGTTCGTCCGCGGCCACGGTCTGGATGCTGAAATGAATGGGCGCCTCCATGTCGGTGGGACTGCCAATTCCCCGGTCGTCAGTGGCGGCTTCAATATGCGACGCGGCAGTTTCAATCTGGCTGGCATCTCGCTGGATTTCGCCAAGGGACGCGTGGCCTTCAACGGCGTCGGCGTTACCCAGGCCATTGATCCCAGCCTGGATTTCGAGGCCGACCGGGCAACCAATTCCGGGACTGCCAGGTTGTTGGTCGGGGGATATGCCAGCGCTCCCAAGATTTCCTTCGCGTCCACGCCGCCGCTACCGCAAGATCAGATCATGGCGATGCTGCTGTTCGGCACCGATGCCCAGTCCCTCTCTCCGACCCAGATGGCGCAAATCGCGGGAGCGGTCGCCACCCTGACCGGAGGCTCCGCTTTCGATCCGCTGAGCAAGGTGCGCAACACGCTGGGGTTGGATCGGTTGCAACTCGCAGGCGCGTCAGGGGTTGGCAACGGCACCGGAACGGCGGTCGAGGCCGGAAAATATGTCGTGCGCGGGGTCTATGTCGGTGCGAAGCAGGCCACATCCGGTTCGGGTACCCAAGCTCAGGTGCAGGTGGACCTGACACGGAAGTTGAAGTTGAACACGACCGTCGGTACCGGCGGCAACGTCACCGGTTTCACAACGCCGGAAAACGACCCGGGCAGCAGCATCGGGTTGTCTTATCAATTTCGGTATTAG
- a CDS encoding tetratricopeptide repeat protein — MTLSHTLPATPNAVLRQALELIRAGRFAEARSLLERLAERCDERADLLMAYALAGSHEPVAAANLFCVLADRHPQAVHPAYELIEMLAACKRRADAEPVLREVVRRTPHDGRALEALGELLIQLGRLDDAAAWLQKAVALRPDNITARNLMAACLSEQGRLAEADAIFRAILAEYPNDARTLANRGALLSTENAADLALAHYRQAIALNPHDARVRLNHSIALLKDGQYAPGWHEHEWRFRLPGRSAPRAATLMRSLTPDLNLRGKRILVTHEQGLGDTLMYLRYLPPLARRGAQLIISVPETLAGLVRRIPGVHHVICNTQPIPPHDWHCPFISLPRVFAATETPMGDLAPYLTADPNRIRHWRSYLPSNGRLNIGLVWAGAQRPDIAEAQIVDRKRSVRLDTLAPLGRVPGINLVSLQAGPSAREMTDMPEGMRLYDPMDAVRDMHDTAALIASLDAVVSVDTAVVHLAGAIGRPVIMMDRYDNCWRWLSKREDSPWYPTLRIVRQTRPRVWSDVVERVSAILGDMATQVAT; from the coding sequence ATGACCCTTTCCCACACGCTACCCGCCACGCCAAATGCTGTCCTGCGTCAGGCACTGGAACTCATCAGGGCCGGACGATTTGCCGAGGCACGTAGCCTGCTGGAGAGATTGGCGGAGCGGTGTGACGAGAGGGCGGACCTGCTGATGGCCTACGCCCTGGCAGGCAGCCATGAACCCGTCGCTGCGGCCAACTTGTTCTGCGTTCTGGCCGACCGCCACCCGCAGGCTGTTCACCCAGCGTATGAACTGATCGAAATGCTAGCGGCCTGCAAGCGTCGCGCGGACGCCGAGCCGGTCTTGCGGGAGGTCGTGCGGCGCACGCCTCACGATGGTCGGGCCCTAGAGGCGCTGGGTGAACTGCTGATCCAGTTGGGACGGCTTGATGATGCCGCAGCCTGGCTGCAGAAAGCCGTCGCGCTGCGCCCGGACAATATCACGGCACGAAACCTGATGGCGGCGTGCCTGTCGGAGCAGGGACGACTGGCCGAAGCCGACGCCATTTTCCGCGCCATTCTGGCGGAATATCCGAATGATGCACGCACCCTCGCCAACCGGGGCGCGCTGCTGTCGACGGAGAATGCTGCCGATCTGGCACTGGCGCATTATCGCCAGGCAATTGCGTTGAATCCGCACGACGCCCGTGTAAGGCTGAATCATTCGATCGCGCTGTTGAAAGACGGTCAGTACGCGCCAGGCTGGCACGAACATGAATGGCGTTTTCGCCTGCCTGGACGGAGCGCCCCTCGAGCCGCGACGCTCATGAGGTCGCTGACGCCGGATCTGAACCTGCGGGGCAAACGGATCCTGGTGACGCACGAACAGGGTCTGGGCGATACACTGATGTATCTGCGCTACCTGCCGCCGTTGGCACGACGTGGAGCACAATTGATCATATCGGTGCCCGAGACACTGGCCGGGCTGGTACGGCGCATTCCCGGCGTGCATCATGTGATCTGCAATACGCAGCCGATACCGCCGCATGACTGGCATTGCCCATTCATCAGTCTGCCCCGGGTATTTGCGGCAACCGAGACACCGATGGGGGATCTCGCCCCCTATCTGACCGCGGACCCGAACCGCATCCGGCATTGGCGGTCTTATCTACCATCCAATGGCCGGCTGAATATAGGACTGGTCTGGGCCGGCGCACAGCGACCCGACATCGCGGAGGCACAGATCGTCGATCGGAAGCGGTCCGTCAGACTGGATACCCTGGCACCGCTGGGACGGGTGCCGGGCATCAATCTAGTCAGCCTGCAGGCGGGCCCGTCTGCGCGCGAGATGACTGACATGCCGGAGGGGATGCGCCTGTATGACCCGATGGATGCGGTCCGGGATATGCATGATACCGCGGCGCTAATCGCTTCGCTGGACGCGGTCGTGTCGGTTGATACCGCTGTGGTCCATCTGGCGGGCGCGATTGGACGGCCGGTCATCATGATGGATCGCTACGACAATTGCTGGCGATGGCTGTCCAAGCGTGAGGACAGCCCATGGTATCCCACGCTGCGCATCGTGCGGCAGACTCGGCCGCGCGTTTGGTCCGATGTCGTGGAACGCGTATCCGCGATCCTGGGCGACATGGCAACCCAAGTGGCCACCTGA